The following are encoded in a window of Fibrobacter sp. UWB2 genomic DNA:
- the ftsY gene encoding signal recognition particle-docking protein FtsY, with amino-acid sequence MGLFSAIKSGLAKTRDALLGELKGIVGAGKITDETLEELEEHLIKADVGVEAAFLLTDALRENALGKSLTTEQVLDIMRNEAERLLKDPPPFELKGKPHVVLVIGVNGAGKTTTIGKLAARLKNEGKKVMIAACDTFRAAAIDQLETWAERSGAEFVKHQEGSDPAAVAYDACSAAVARGCDVVLIDTAGRLHNKDYLMEELKKIVRVIKKVSPDMPHDMWLVIDGNTGQNTINQTKIFNQSFPLTGLVVTKLDGTARGGSVLSIASSLQIPIRWVGMGERIDQLVEFNKRDYVDGLFENALENRE; translated from the coding sequence ATGGGTTTATTTTCTGCAATTAAGAGTGGCCTTGCCAAGACCCGCGACGCTCTCCTCGGGGAGTTGAAGGGGATTGTCGGTGCCGGTAAGATTACGGACGAGACGCTCGAAGAACTCGAAGAGCATCTCATCAAGGCTGATGTCGGCGTCGAAGCGGCATTCCTTTTGACGGATGCGCTCCGCGAAAACGCTTTGGGCAAGTCGCTTACGACAGAGCAGGTGCTCGACATCATGCGTAACGAAGCGGAACGCTTGCTCAAGGATCCTCCTCCGTTTGAACTCAAGGGCAAGCCGCATGTGGTGCTCGTGATTGGTGTGAACGGAGCAGGCAAGACGACGACAATCGGTAAGCTTGCCGCCCGCCTCAAGAACGAAGGCAAGAAGGTCATGATTGCCGCTTGCGATACGTTCCGTGCGGCTGCAATTGACCAGCTTGAAACATGGGCCGAACGCTCGGGTGCTGAATTCGTGAAGCATCAGGAAGGCTCCGACCCGGCTGCCGTGGCATACGATGCTTGCAGTGCGGCTGTCGCCCGTGGTTGCGATGTTGTCTTGATTGATACCGCTGGCCGTTTGCACAACAAAGACTACTTGATGGAAGAACTCAAGAAGATTGTTCGCGTCATCAAGAAGGTGAGCCCGGACATGCCGCATGACATGTGGCTTGTGATTGACGGCAACACCGGACAGAACACCATCAACCAGACGAAGATTTTCAACCAGAGCTTCCCTCTCACAGGTCTTGTGGTGACAAAGCTCGATGGAACCGCGCGTGGTGGCTCCGTGCTCTCGATTGCTAGTTCGTTGCAAATTCCGATCCGCTGGGTCGGCATGGGCGAACGCATCGACCAGCTCGTGGAATTCAACAAGCGCGACTACGTTGACGGTCTCTTCG
- a CDS encoding ATP-dependent Clp protease proteolytic subunit yields MADCNENKEKQTPDMLKKAEEYLASKRRIFLWGGVDDESAERIVKQLLYLDSLNHEDIIFFINSPGGVISSGLAIYDCMNAIESDVVTVCCGQAASMGAVLLTAGAKGKRAAWPNARIMIHQPLIHGEIVAPASDIQIQAEEMLRIRGITGKILAETSGHTIEQIDRDTERDNFMSAEEAKAYGLVDKVESII; encoded by the coding sequence ATGGCAGATTGTAACGAAAACAAAGAAAAGCAGACCCCGGACATGCTCAAGAAGGCTGAAGAATACCTCGCCTCCAAGCGCAGAATTTTCTTGTGGGGTGGTGTCGATGACGAAAGTGCCGAACGCATTGTGAAGCAGCTCCTGTACCTGGATTCTTTGAATCACGAAGACATTATTTTCTTCATCAACAGCCCGGGTGGCGTGATTTCTAGTGGTCTTGCCATTTACGACTGCATGAACGCTATTGAAAGTGATGTCGTGACGGTTTGCTGTGGACAGGCTGCCTCGATGGGTGCCGTGCTCCTCACTGCCGGTGCAAAGGGCAAGCGCGCTGCATGGCCGAACGCCCGCATCATGATCCACCAGCCGCTCATTCATGGCGAGATTGTCGCCCCTGCAAGCGATATCCAGATTCAGGCCGAAGAAATGCTTCGTATCCGTGGCATCACGGGCAAGATTCTTGCTGAAACTTCTGGTCACACGATTGAACAGATTGACCGCGATACCGAACGCGACAACTTTATGTCTGCCGAAGAGGCCAAGGCTTACGGTCTCGTGGATAAAGTCGAGAGTATTATCTAA
- a CDS encoding type I 3-dehydroquinate dehydratase: MPTDSQKYLVGLVSPETLTAAESEELHPARIDYESCDILEIRYDFFDESEWTGLSARIRKLVPNAIQLGTIRLKRDGGTFPDARAIERLGLFEQILNASDVPEWLDLERDCLHDYDKLRELATPKGVKILISEHNFTRIPSDLELKNYLTDVKRVKADGIKIAAMSNSEDDCTRLYKFAKRAKGFKFIAAFGMGETGKISRIWSLKEGANLTYGSIGKAAAPGQIDVALMKKAIDRLENTTSQLELSSFLNIF, translated from the coding sequence ATGCCAACAGATTCTCAAAAATACCTAGTCGGGCTCGTGAGTCCCGAAACGCTTACCGCCGCCGAGAGCGAAGAACTCCACCCGGCGCGCATTGACTACGAAAGCTGCGACATCCTCGAAATCCGCTACGACTTTTTTGACGAATCCGAATGGACAGGGCTTTCAGCAAGAATCCGCAAGCTCGTCCCGAACGCAATTCAGCTCGGCACAATCCGCCTCAAGCGTGATGGCGGTACATTCCCCGATGCACGAGCCATCGAGCGCCTCGGACTTTTCGAACAAATTCTTAACGCATCGGACGTCCCGGAATGGCTGGACCTTGAACGCGACTGCTTGCACGACTATGACAAGCTCCGCGAACTTGCTACCCCAAAGGGCGTGAAGATCCTCATTTCCGAGCACAACTTCACCCGCATCCCGAGCGACCTCGAACTCAAGAACTACCTCACCGACGTCAAACGAGTCAAGGCAGACGGCATCAAAATCGCCGCCATGAGCAACTCCGAAGACGACTGCACGCGCCTCTACAAGTTCGCCAAAAGGGCAAAAGGGTTCAAGTTCATCGCCGCATTCGGCATGGGCGAAACCGGAAAAATCAGCCGAATTTGGTCTTTGAAGGAGGGCGCAAACCTCACTTACGGTTCCATCGGAAAGGCGGCCGCCCCCGGCCAAATTGACGTTGCACTCATGAAAAAAGCCATCGACAGGCTCGAAAATACCACTTCACAGCTAGAATTATCTTCTTTTTTAAACATATTTTAG
- a CDS encoding PTS sugar transporter subunit IIA — MINSSSETKEAILNELVDTLCSAYKLDHRDEIFEAIWTREQSRSTGIGCGLAVPHAKIDYVDRMCMVAATIEKGLDFQSFDGEPVYLLILIVSPGNTVGPHLKALSSVSRLLADGNVRKDLIASKTPAEFLTILRAAEDKFL; from the coding sequence TTGATTAACTCTTCCAGCGAAACTAAGGAAGCCATTCTTAACGAATTGGTAGATACTCTTTGCAGCGCCTACAAACTTGACCACCGCGACGAAATCTTTGAAGCCATCTGGACGCGCGAACAGAGCCGTTCCACGGGCATCGGTTGCGGTCTTGCTGTCCCCCACGCCAAGATTGACTACGTCGACCGCATGTGCATGGTCGCCGCTACCATCGAAAAGGGCCTGGACTTCCAGTCCTTTGACGGTGAACCGGTTTATTTGCTCATCCTCATCGTGAGCCCAGGCAATACAGTCGGCCCGCACCTCAAGGCACTTTCTTCCGTGAGCCGCCTCCTCGCTGACGGCAACGTGCGCAAGGACCTCATTGCCTCCAAGACCCCGGCAGAGTTCCTCACCATTCTCCGCGCCGCCGAAGACAAGTTCCTTTAA
- a CDS encoding TolC family protein, with product MNYRKAIVLGIFASASLVFADGSWTLSACLKQAKEKSLKLESAKLREQKADVSLEQAKVGNYPTLSASIGNTLYDSPFRDGPQDHYRLNAGLSASYTLWDGGSTRLSIQANEINKEATRLSTKETERSVQESVLNAYMNLLAAIEKLHTADATVELAKAEFEHYNTLFEAGSITKKDLTQSQANVLQKEASQLAAQLSVNTAKTTLRQLLELPESEAFEISAPETEIQTPDALTPIPTLNELQSTATETNPGLKSDSLAIQVAKKNTEIAGKGKSIKVSLGASASTGLQAWESRKYGSQLKNGYSHSVSLNINIPIIDGGATENKVLQAQISETESQVALKEQAKTLENNIEKLYLNALSADMQWKAAILQVEAENEALQVAEEQRNVGALTYTDYLTQKNRLESAQSTLTNAKYTSLLARNLLDLYQGKLD from the coding sequence ATGAATTACAGAAAAGCAATCGTTCTCGGTATTTTTGCGTCAGCATCGCTCGTTTTCGCTGATGGTTCTTGGACCTTAAGCGCATGCCTCAAGCAGGCCAAAGAAAAGAGCCTCAAGCTCGAATCCGCAAAGCTCCGCGAACAGAAAGCTGATGTGAGCCTCGAACAGGCGAAAGTCGGAAACTACCCCACGCTTTCCGCAAGCATCGGCAATACCCTTTACGATTCCCCGTTCAGAGACGGTCCGCAAGACCATTACCGCTTAAACGCAGGCCTTAGCGCTTCTTACACGCTCTGGGACGGTGGCTCTACGAGACTTTCCATCCAAGCAAATGAAATCAACAAGGAAGCGACGCGCCTTTCAACAAAGGAAACCGAGCGCTCCGTGCAAGAAAGCGTCTTGAACGCCTACATGAACTTGCTCGCCGCAATCGAAAAGTTGCACACCGCAGACGCAACCGTCGAACTGGCGAAGGCCGAATTCGAGCACTACAACACGCTGTTCGAAGCAGGCTCCATCACCAAGAAAGACTTGACACAGTCGCAGGCAAACGTGCTCCAGAAGGAAGCGTCCCAGCTCGCAGCTCAGCTGAGCGTGAATACCGCAAAGACGACTCTCCGCCAGCTCTTGGAACTCCCGGAAAGCGAAGCGTTCGAGATCTCCGCTCCGGAAACCGAAATCCAGACACCGGACGCTCTCACGCCGATTCCGACCCTCAATGAGCTCCAGTCCACAGCCACGGAAACAAATCCGGGATTAAAGTCTGACAGCCTCGCCATCCAGGTCGCAAAGAAGAACACCGAAATTGCAGGCAAGGGCAAGTCCATCAAGGTCTCGCTCGGCGCAAGCGCAAGCACCGGCCTCCAGGCCTGGGAATCCAGAAAGTACGGAAGCCAGCTCAAAAACGGCTACTCGCACAGCGTTTCGTTGAACATCAACATCCCGATTATCGACGGCGGTGCAACCGAGAACAAAGTCTTGCAGGCGCAGATTAGCGAAACAGAAAGTCAGGTCGCTTTGAAGGAACAGGCAAAAACGCTCGAAAACAATATCGAAAAGCTTTACCTGAACGCACTCAGCGCCGACATGCAGTGGAAGGCGGCAATCCTCCAGGTCGAAGCGGAAAACGAAGCCTTGCAGGTCGCCGAAGAACAGCGTAACGTAGGCGCCCTCACGTACACCGATTACCTCACGCAGAAGAATCGCCTCGAAAGCGCACAATCCACGCTCACGAACGCCAAGTACACAAGCCTCTTGGCCCGCAACCTTCTTGATCTGTATCAAGGAAAGCTAGATTAA
- a CDS encoding NYN domain-containing protein, translated as MNHIAIFIDAENLTNWVKNNGVQSLMDELLPLGQIVVRKAYGKWSTPQLIPLQSALNENGFELVHTFHPVSGKNSTDIKMTVDTMEVALDSQVQWIVLATGDSDFSPLFRKLREQGKEVIGVGPKSPLSECVKNSCSRYIYTDDAAPADDDSGDEVADAKERANLIVSEKIDSMEMLRSVLQKEDGPIALAAIKPKMLGLDNAFNEKRLGFKTFKDFVKSADFVQMTDVGGGSYMVALAEQKVAVEEDAQMVLAKALKRKGWDMFPRNMLKKIYAEACDLTSFVPMNKQDLVQEIVAKNIAGTTSSIINRALSTFFKAKLVTISGGDDKLWTLTETNQYWKEIDKAMLDRLRVSLKETGQKVPKKDIIAILYGKYAEGEAEKLV; from the coding sequence ATGAACCACATTGCAATTTTTATCGACGCAGAGAACTTGACCAACTGGGTCAAAAATAACGGTGTACAGTCGCTCATGGACGAACTTTTGCCGCTCGGGCAGATTGTCGTGCGCAAGGCGTATGGCAAATGGTCCACGCCACAGCTGATCCCGTTGCAGTCCGCGCTCAATGAAAATGGTTTTGAACTCGTGCACACGTTCCACCCGGTGAGCGGTAAGAATTCGACGGACATCAAGATGACGGTCGATACGATGGAAGTGGCGCTCGATTCCCAGGTGCAGTGGATTGTGCTTGCTACGGGTGATTCCGACTTTTCGCCGCTTTTCCGCAAGCTGCGTGAACAGGGCAAGGAAGTGATTGGCGTGGGACCCAAGTCCCCGCTGAGCGAATGCGTCAAGAATTCATGCTCCCGCTACATTTACACGGACGATGCGGCCCCAGCCGATGACGATTCCGGCGATGAAGTCGCCGATGCCAAGGAACGCGCAAACCTGATTGTTTCCGAGAAAATCGATTCCATGGAAATGCTCCGTAGCGTTTTGCAAAAAGAAGATGGCCCGATTGCTCTTGCGGCGATCAAGCCCAAGATGCTCGGACTCGATAATGCATTTAACGAAAAACGCCTCGGTTTCAAGACGTTCAAGGATTTCGTGAAGTCCGCTGACTTTGTTCAAATGACGGATGTGGGCGGCGGTTCATACATGGTCGCACTTGCCGAGCAGAAAGTCGCTGTCGAAGAAGATGCGCAGATGGTTTTGGCAAAGGCGCTTAAGCGTAAGGGCTGGGATATGTTCCCGCGCAATATGCTCAAGAAGATTTATGCCGAAGCTTGCGACCTCACTTCGTTTGTTCCAATGAACAAGCAGGATCTGGTTCAGGAAATTGTTGCAAAGAATATTGCCGGTACGACGAGCAGCATTATCAACCGCGCGCTGAGCACGTTCTTCAAGGCGAAACTCGTGACGATCAGTGGTGGCGATGACAAGCTCTGGACGCTTACCGAGACAAACCAGTACTGGAAAGAAATTGACAAGGCGATGCTTGACAGGCTCCGCGTGAGCCTCAAGGAGACCGGTCAAAAGGTCCCCAAGAAAGATATCATCGCTATTTTGTACGGAAAGTACGCTGAAGGCGAAGCCGAAAAACTCGTGTAG